One window of the Natronomonas marina genome contains the following:
- a CDS encoding threonine aldolase family protein: MIDLRSETVTKPSAAMREAAADADVGDDVYGEDPTVDDLESRFTDLVGKEAALFVPSGTMGNQVAARVHTERGQEVLLERESHVYKWELAGLAQHAELQARPVDGGPRGVVTPEAVEAGYVAADDHRPGTGLVCLENTHNSRGGTAIAADRIDAACETAHDRNVPVHLDGARLFNAAAALDVDAARLAREVDSVMCCLSKGLGAPVGSMLAGSESFVAEARRTRKLFGGGMRQAGVIAAPGLHALENRGRLASDHDNAERLASGLDDVDGLRARDPETNIVLVETDGPAEAFLERCEDAGVLGVPFGERVVRFCTHLDVDRGDVETAVERIETL; this comes from the coding sequence ATGATAGACCTGCGGAGCGAAACCGTGACGAAGCCCTCGGCCGCGATGCGGGAGGCCGCCGCCGACGCCGACGTTGGCGACGACGTCTACGGCGAGGACCCGACCGTCGACGACCTCGAGAGCCGCTTTACGGACCTCGTCGGCAAGGAGGCGGCGCTGTTCGTCCCCTCGGGAACGATGGGCAACCAGGTGGCGGCGCGCGTCCACACCGAGCGCGGCCAGGAGGTCCTCCTCGAGCGCGAGAGCCACGTCTACAAGTGGGAACTGGCGGGGCTGGCACAGCACGCCGAACTGCAGGCCCGACCCGTCGACGGCGGGCCGCGCGGCGTCGTCACCCCCGAGGCGGTCGAGGCAGGCTACGTCGCCGCCGACGACCACCGGCCCGGAACCGGACTCGTGTGTCTGGAGAACACCCACAACAGCCGGGGCGGGACGGCCATCGCGGCCGACCGCATCGACGCGGCCTGCGAGACCGCCCACGACCGGAACGTGCCGGTCCACCTCGACGGCGCGCGACTGTTCAACGCGGCGGCGGCGCTGGACGTCGACGCCGCACGGCTGGCCCGCGAGGTCGATTCGGTGATGTGCTGTCTCTCGAAGGGGCTGGGCGCGCCCGTCGGGTCGATGCTGGCCGGCAGCGAGTCGTTCGTCGCCGAGGCCCGCCGGACCCGGAAACTGTTCGGCGGCGGGATGCGGCAGGCCGGCGTAATCGCCGCGCCGGGGCTGCACGCCCTGGAGAACCGGGGGCGGCTGGCCTCCGACCACGACAACGCCGAGCGGCTGGCGTCGGGGCTGGACGACGTCGACGGCCTCCGGGCCCGCGACCCGGAGACGAACATCGTTCTCGTGGAGACCGACGGGCCCGCCGAGGCGTTCCTCGAACGGTGCGAGGACGCCGGGGTCCTGGGGGTCCCGTTCGGGGAGCGCGTCGTCCGGTTCTGTACGCACTTAGACGTCGACCGCGGGGACGTCGAGACTGCCGTCGAGCGTATCGAGACGCTCTAG
- a CDS encoding RNA-binding protein: MEIKSRHHLRSDEIDELAASLADHLGIELDGDDYERVEFTDVDREVVLVDGEPLVASFDGDLFLTVRGANEYPPENHVVTVDSGAISFVSDGANVMRPGIVEATDDIEPGDLVVVVEETHGKALAVARADTSGDDMVGDSGKVLENLHHVGDDLYEFHV; the protein is encoded by the coding sequence ATGGAAATCAAGTCGCGTCACCACCTCCGTTCGGACGAAATCGACGAACTCGCGGCGTCGCTCGCCGACCACCTCGGGATCGAACTCGACGGCGACGACTACGAGCGCGTCGAGTTCACCGACGTCGACCGCGAGGTCGTGCTGGTCGACGGCGAACCGCTCGTGGCCTCCTTCGACGGCGACCTGTTCCTGACGGTTCGCGGCGCCAACGAGTACCCTCCCGAGAACCACGTCGTCACCGTCGATTCGGGGGCCATCTCCTTCGTCTCCGACGGCGCAAACGTCATGCGCCCCGGCATCGTCGAGGCCACCGACGACATCGAACCGGGCGACCTCGTCGTCGTCGTCGAGGAGACCCACGGCAAGGCGCTGGCGGTCGCCCGCGCCGACACCAGCGGCGACGACATGGTCGGCGACTCCGGGAAGGTGCTGGAGAACCTCCACCACGTCGGCGACGACCTCTACGAGTTCCACGTCTGA
- a CDS encoding DUF1028 domain-containing protein — translation MTFSICVHEPYTDDDGEPQHRFGVAVTTRLAGVGTLCPFASEHGAVATQSLVNVELGRKGLTYLADGLAVEDALQSLLNADDGAPNRQLHGVDTDGSFVFSGEECKPWFGHHDGSDAVDGHYTVAGNLLTGEAVVEAVSDAYEATAPPADAGPTTPDGDPAPLPERLVDALAAGHETGGDKREELTVQSAALVVEDTEERPFERAYTDLRVDATETPIADLRETYELAVQGHEDAMAKYETAYEEDEMSDVDDE, via the coding sequence GTGACCTTCAGCATCTGCGTCCACGAACCGTACACCGACGACGACGGCGAACCGCAACACCGCTTCGGCGTCGCCGTCACCACACGGCTGGCCGGCGTCGGAACGCTGTGTCCGTTCGCCAGCGAACACGGCGCCGTGGCGACCCAGAGTCTCGTCAACGTCGAGTTGGGCCGGAAGGGGCTGACCTACCTCGCCGACGGTCTCGCCGTCGAGGACGCCCTCCAGTCGCTTCTGAACGCCGACGATGGCGCCCCGAACCGCCAGCTACACGGCGTCGACACCGACGGCTCCTTCGTCTTCTCCGGCGAGGAGTGCAAGCCGTGGTTCGGCCACCACGACGGCAGCGACGCCGTCGACGGCCACTACACCGTCGCGGGGAACCTCCTGACCGGCGAGGCGGTCGTGGAGGCCGTGTCGGACGCCTACGAGGCGACGGCGCCGCCGGCCGACGCGGGACCGACGACCCCCGACGGCGACCCCGCACCGCTCCCGGAGCGCCTCGTCGACGCGCTGGCGGCCGGACACGAGACCGGCGGCGACAAGCGCGAGGAGTTGACCGTCCAGAGCGCCGCCCTCGTCGTCGAGGATACCGAAGAACGACCCTTCGAGCGCGCCTACACCGACCTCCGGGTCGACGCCACCGAGACGCCCATCGCCGACCTCCGGGAGACCTACGAACTGGCCGTCCAGGGCCACGAGGACGCCATGGCGAAGTACGAGACGGCCTACGAGGAAGACGAGATGTCGGACGTGGACGACGAGTAG
- a CDS encoding cell division protein SepF, giving the protein MGLMSKLLGGDSHSAEDYVELHTDDFDAGAAEAAMQIRFASISEQTDVIDIKDAVYDGDIVVADITRHSTTDRTMEHISDELRQVAEEVGGDIVQKDDDQIIITPGGVGISRSKIGGR; this is encoded by the coding sequence ATGGGTCTTATGAGCAAGCTTCTCGGCGGAGACTCCCACAGCGCCGAGGACTACGTGGAACTACACACGGACGACTTCGACGCCGGTGCAGCGGAGGCGGCCATGCAGATCCGGTTCGCCTCCATCAGCGAACAGACCGACGTCATCGACATCAAGGACGCCGTCTACGACGGCGACATCGTCGTCGCGGACATCACACGCCACAGCACGACCGACCGGACGATGGAGCACATCTCCGACGAACTCCGGCAGGTCGCCGAGGAGGTCGGCGGCGACATCGTCCAGAAGGACGACGACCAGATAATCATCACGCCGGGCGGCGTCGGCATCTCTCGGTCGAAAATTGGTGGCCGCTAG
- a CDS encoding S15 peptidase family protein, which translates to MDRRAFLGAAGTAGLASLLGTGLSAAQEAEFTREEHSVESFDGVEIPTVLFVPDGGADATIMATHGWGGSKSSVEGYASLAANNGYALVVWDQRGFGESTAEVGLSGPKEVADVSALIDFLEADERIADGPDGDPQIGMIGASYGGGIQLNAAAVDDRIDALVPVVPWHDLSFSLEPNGVPKLGWTTLLYGAGIAAARGVQSPDPENLQRGVSPRLHELYTETLARNELPSEGEAFLSVRSTAAKADRIDTPSLVVQGLPDTLFTPNEGERIVEDLRSDGVDSRLVLFNGGHTATETARPDEQVAEIEDMAIAWFDQHIRGNGESGLASLTYWDVQQGRFREADGFPPNDATVVEPTLADLAGEGQSVVVNTGVPTSTSHFVPQNTDAAPVSVATFDLEIGSDLEVLGIPELSLSVTPLGARAFLFGKVYHVSDGTETLVNNQVAPVAIEGTPGESQQVEFELVGFQRNFSAGDTLRVALASTDAGFTSARQGAGVVVDHAGSTLSLPVVGSDGGDDGGGDGDSVDVSASSDGTAFTGGSHTRQELTVEGGPTFVRDRVPDGWIVAAADRAYTRTAPPETTENYVEFEGAVTDADPGYVARAPSGLDQTQAYTFGPVEVSENGEEWQVVGGTDRTVLLVGADL; encoded by the coding sequence ATGGACAGGAGGGCGTTTCTGGGAGCGGCCGGCACGGCAGGGCTGGCCTCGCTTCTCGGAACCGGGCTGTCGGCCGCACAGGAGGCCGAGTTTACCCGCGAGGAGCACAGCGTCGAATCGTTCGACGGCGTCGAGATACCGACCGTGCTGTTCGTGCCGGACGGCGGCGCGGACGCGACCATCATGGCGACCCACGGCTGGGGTGGCTCGAAATCCAGCGTCGAGGGGTACGCCTCGCTGGCGGCGAACAACGGCTACGCCCTCGTCGTCTGGGACCAGCGCGGCTTCGGCGAGTCGACCGCCGAAGTGGGGCTGTCGGGACCGAAGGAGGTGGCCGACGTCTCGGCGCTCATCGACTTCCTCGAGGCCGACGAGCGGATAGCCGACGGGCCGGACGGCGACCCGCAAATCGGGATGATCGGCGCTTCCTACGGCGGCGGCATCCAGTTGAACGCCGCCGCCGTCGACGACCGCATCGACGCGCTGGTGCCGGTCGTCCCCTGGCACGACCTCTCGTTTTCGCTGGAACCGAACGGCGTCCCGAAACTCGGGTGGACGACGCTGTTGTACGGCGCCGGCATCGCGGCCGCCCGCGGGGTACAGAGCCCCGACCCCGAGAACCTCCAGCGGGGCGTCTCCCCCCGGCTGCACGAACTGTACACCGAGACGCTGGCGCGGAACGAACTCCCGTCTGAGGGCGAGGCGTTCCTGTCGGTGCGCTCGACCGCCGCGAAGGCCGACCGCATCGACACGCCGTCGCTGGTCGTCCAGGGGCTGCCCGACACGCTCTTTACACCCAACGAGGGCGAGCGCATCGTCGAGGACCTCCGGTCGGACGGCGTCGACTCCCGGCTCGTGCTGTTCAACGGCGGCCACACCGCAACCGAGACTGCCAGACCTGACGAACAGGTCGCCGAAATCGAGGACATGGCCATCGCCTGGTTCGACCAGCACATCCGCGGCAACGGCGAGTCAGGTCTCGCGTCGCTGACCTACTGGGACGTCCAGCAGGGTCGGTTCCGGGAGGCCGACGGCTTCCCGCCGAACGACGCGACGGTCGTCGAGCCGACGCTCGCCGACCTGGCGGGCGAGGGCCAAAGCGTCGTCGTCAACACCGGTGTGCCGACGTCGACGAGCCACTTCGTCCCGCAGAACACCGACGCCGCGCCCGTCTCGGTGGCCACCTTCGACCTCGAAATCGGGAGCGACCTCGAGGTGCTCGGGATTCCGGAACTGTCGCTGTCGGTGACACCGCTCGGCGCTCGCGCGTTCCTCTTCGGGAAGGTGTACCACGTCAGCGACGGGACGGAGACGCTCGTCAACAACCAGGTCGCGCCGGTCGCCATCGAGGGGACGCCCGGCGAGAGCCAGCAGGTCGAGTTCGAACTCGTCGGCTTCCAGCGGAACTTCTCGGCCGGCGACACCCTCCGCGTGGCGCTGGCGTCGACCGACGCCGGATTCACCTCGGCGCGGCAGGGCGCCGGCGTCGTCGTCGACCACGCGGGGTCGACGCTCTCGCTGCCGGTCGTCGGTAGCGATGGCGGCGACGACGGCGGCGGTGACGGTGACTCCGTCGACGTGTCGGCGTCGAGCGACGGCACGGCCTTCACCGGCGGGTCACACACCCGACAGGAGTTGACCGTCGAGGGCGGGCCGACGTTCGTCCGCGACCGCGTGCCGGACGGGTGGATCGTCGCCGCCGCCGACCGGGCCTACACCCGGACCGCGCCGCCGGAGACCACGGAGAACTACGTCGAGTTCGAGGGCGCCGTCACCGACGCCGACCCGGGATACGTCGCACGGGCGCCGTCGGGCCTCGACCAGACGCAGGCCTACACGTTCGGGCCGGTCGAGGTGAGCGAGAACGGCGAGGAGTGGCAGGTCGTCGGGGGAACCGACCGGACGGTACTTCTGGTGGGCGCGGACCTCTAG
- a CDS encoding ABC transporter ATP-binding protein: MEPAIRADDLTKSYGDVQALDGLSFTVDRGEFFGLLGPNGAGKTTFINVLVGLVRKDGGTAEVFGFDVEDDYREARDRIGLSPQEFNVDRFFPIHEVLEHKAGYHGIPQSEAERRAEEALRTVGIYDKRNTRFDWLSGGMKRRFLLARALVTDPELLILDEPTAGVDVQLRRDLWRVIEELNAEGTTILLTTHYIEEAERLCDRVAITDSGRVVEVATPDELRSRGTDKVYVTLAEAPAATPDLDVEGVIESDLDGDTLVVTAAAGGRVAPALLRELEYAGHEVVDLEVRRASLEEVFVDMTRTDEDAEELEVVG; this comes from the coding sequence ATGGAACCCGCGATTCGCGCCGACGACCTCACGAAGTCGTACGGCGACGTGCAGGCGCTCGACGGACTGTCCTTCACCGTCGACCGCGGGGAGTTCTTCGGACTGCTCGGTCCCAACGGGGCCGGCAAGACCACGTTCATCAACGTCCTCGTCGGTCTCGTCCGCAAGGACGGCGGTACCGCCGAGGTGTTCGGCTTCGACGTCGAAGACGACTATCGGGAGGCCCGCGACCGCATCGGTCTCTCGCCGCAGGAGTTCAACGTCGACCGGTTCTTCCCCATCCACGAGGTGCTCGAACACAAGGCCGGCTACCACGGCATCCCCCAGTCGGAGGCCGAGCGCCGCGCCGAGGAGGCCCTCCGGACGGTCGGCATCTACGACAAGCGGAACACCCGCTTCGACTGGCTCTCCGGCGGTATGAAGCGTCGCTTTCTGCTCGCCCGCGCGCTCGTGACTGACCCCGAACTGCTCATCCTCGACGAACCGACCGCCGGCGTCGACGTGCAACTCCGGCGGGACCTCTGGCGCGTCATCGAGGAACTCAACGCCGAGGGGACCACCATCCTGCTGACGACCCACTACATCGAGGAGGCCGAACGGCTCTGTGACCGCGTCGCCATCACCGACTCGGGCCGGGTCGTCGAGGTGGCCACGCCGGACGAACTCCGCTCGCGGGGCACGGACAAGGTGTACGTCACCCTCGCGGAGGCACCGGCCGCGACGCCGGACCTCGACGTCGAGGGCGTCATCGAGTCGGACCTCGACGGCGACACGCTCGTCGTCACCGCCGCCGCCGGCGGCCGGGTCGCGCCCGCCCTGCTGCGGGAACTGGAGTACGCCGGCCACGAGGTCGTCGACCTGGAGGTCCGCCGCGCCTCGCTGGAGGAGGTCTTCGTCGACATGACCCGCACCGACGAGGACGCCGAGGAACTCGAGGTGGTCGGATAG
- a CDS encoding ABC transporter permease, with product MAGEAETPGAAESTRTADDTETTGRATGGGLFGVGFRSLLKREILRFVRRPRNTFVPPAITNVLYFAVFGVILGSRIDEIAGFQYLLFILPGLVVLGAISNAFENASFSIFHGRWNEYIHETLTSPLSYSSMVLAYILAAALRGIVVGAIIVVIGLLFTSVPVERPLYLAAFMIVVPTLFASLGVIGGLVAEDFDDLTVMNQFILRPLVFFGSVFYSLEILPSLYRTLSLLNPMVYMVNGVRYGFLGYQEVDPLLSLAVLSGLTAAVVLLDVYLFKRGYGLID from the coding sequence GTGGCTGGCGAGGCGGAGACGCCCGGCGCCGCCGAGTCGACGCGCACGGCGGACGACACCGAGACGACCGGCCGTGCGACCGGCGGCGGTCTCTTCGGCGTCGGCTTCCGCTCGCTCCTGAAGCGGGAGATCCTCCGGTTCGTCCGCCGGCCGCGCAACACCTTCGTCCCGCCGGCCATCACGAACGTCCTCTACTTCGCCGTCTTCGGCGTCATCCTCGGCAGCCGCATCGACGAGATTGCCGGCTTCCAGTACCTCCTGTTCATCCTCCCCGGCCTGGTCGTGCTCGGCGCCATCTCCAACGCCTTCGAGAACGCCTCCTTCTCCATCTTCCACGGCCGCTGGAACGAGTACATCCACGAGACGCTCACGTCGCCGCTGTCGTACTCGTCGATGGTGCTGGCGTACATCCTCGCCGCCGCGCTCCGGGGCATCGTCGTCGGCGCCATCATCGTCGTCATCGGCCTGCTGTTCACCTCGGTGCCCGTCGAGCGACCGCTCTACCTGGCGGCGTTCATGATCGTCGTTCCGACGCTGTTCGCGTCTCTGGGCGTCATCGGCGGCCTCGTTGCCGAGGACTTCGACGACCTCACGGTGATGAACCAGTTCATCCTCCGGCCGCTGGTGTTCTTCGGGTCGGTCTTCTACTCGCTGGAGATTCTGCCGTCGCTGTACCGGACGCTGTCGCTGCTGAACCCGATGGTCTACATGGTCAACGGCGTCCGCTACGGCTTCCTCGGTTACCAGGAGGTCGACCCTCTCCTCTCGCTCGCCGTCCTGAGCGGACTGACGGCCGCCGTCGTCCTCCTCGACGTCTACCTGTTCAAGCGCGGGTACGGCCTCATCGACTAG
- the npdG gene encoding NADPH-dependent F420 reductase: MRIALLGGTGDIGQGLALRWGFDTDHELLVGSRDPERAREMADEYETELDSRGVETEIKGFENAMAADRADVVVASVPAYHLVDTVEAVADRLDEDTILVTPAVGMKRDESGFHYNRPGAGSVAALAAEATPEEVSLVGAFHNLPAGGLANLDREFEWDTLVFGDDEDAKGIVADLAEGIEGLRALDVGGLENAAEVEAVTPLLINVAMENDGLHDLGVRFE, translated from the coding sequence ATGCGCATCGCGCTCCTCGGCGGCACCGGCGACATCGGACAGGGACTGGCCCTTCGATGGGGTTTCGACACCGACCACGAACTGCTCGTCGGGTCGCGGGACCCCGAGCGGGCACGGGAAATGGCCGACGAGTACGAGACCGAACTCGACAGCCGCGGCGTCGAGACGGAGATCAAGGGCTTCGAGAACGCCATGGCAGCGGACCGCGCCGACGTGGTGGTGGCGTCGGTGCCGGCCTACCACCTCGTCGACACCGTCGAGGCCGTCGCCGACCGCCTCGACGAGGACACCATCCTCGTGACGCCGGCCGTCGGGATGAAGCGCGACGAGTCGGGCTTTCACTACAACCGGCCGGGAGCCGGCAGCGTCGCCGCGCTGGCTGCCGAGGCGACCCCCGAGGAGGTGTCGCTGGTCGGGGCCTTCCACAACCTGCCCGCCGGCGGGCTGGCGAACCTCGACCGGGAGTTCGAGTGGGACACGCTCGTCTTCGGCGACGACGAGGACGCCAAAGGTATCGTCGCCGACCTCGCGGAGGGCATCGAGGGGCTTCGCGCGCTGGACGTCGGCGGCCTCGAGAACGCCGCCGAGGTCGAGGCCGTGACGCCGCTTCTCATCAACGTCGCCATGGAGAACGACGGTCTCCACGACCTCGGCGTCCGGTTCGAGTAA
- a CDS encoding ABC transporter substrate-binding protein, which yields MSDKESLDRRTFLQYGGTAAATAASVGLAGCGDGNGNGDGNGNGNGNGNDTDMDGNGNGDAQSGLRTYDGELAEDPSRSQVLQHVNGLAHEQAPWVFLHQQFSIYGLNSDIEWEARADEDIIVKEFETDLDAVTVSQGQLLETLDPVGENATPQYNIIDQAYEPILYREDDTGKPIELIATDWERTEERTVRLTLRDGVQFHNGDDLTAEDVAFSINRANDPDVSEVAGDVGDIDEARAEDGDVVIALNSVTPTLFRNLTAFGRVIQKSWVENESNDIATDINGTGPYELEEYVEGTRVSFTKNDDYWGEGGDPESVTFDGIPEDGTRLNSLLGGDSDVITNVRPNDIPTVEESDEATYADVPSIRNIFLVQNDAFEPFDSQEFRQAMNFAVDVPSIIESILSDFGNQTSQPTLPGHNGHNDDLDPYPHDPERAEALVESSGHAGVEIELHTPVGRYLRDADVAEAAASQIDRLENVSCEANRREFGNLVNELLAEQSESPAFFLIGWGNPTLDGDYAMSPWFTEGPFQHFNDEEMAELLQRARTIPE from the coding sequence ATGTCCGACAAGGAGTCCCTCGATCGACGGACGTTCCTCCAGTACGGCGGCACGGCCGCCGCGACCGCTGCCAGTGTCGGTCTCGCTGGCTGTGGTGACGGAAACGGCAACGGCGACGGGAACGGCAACGGGAACGGCAACGGCAACGATACCGATATGGACGGGAACGGGAACGGAGACGCCCAGAGCGGGCTCCGGACCTACGACGGCGAGCTTGCGGAGGACCCGTCCCGGAGTCAGGTGCTGCAGCACGTCAACGGGCTGGCGCACGAGCAGGCGCCCTGGGTGTTCCTCCACCAGCAGTTCAGCATCTACGGGCTCAACAGCGACATCGAGTGGGAGGCCCGGGCCGACGAGGACATCATCGTCAAGGAGTTCGAGACGGACCTCGACGCCGTCACCGTCAGCCAGGGCCAGCTGCTGGAGACGCTGGACCCGGTCGGCGAGAACGCGACCCCGCAGTACAACATCATCGACCAGGCCTACGAGCCGATCCTCTACCGTGAGGACGACACGGGCAAGCCGATCGAGCTCATAGCGACGGACTGGGAGCGGACCGAAGAGCGGACGGTCCGGCTGACGCTCCGGGACGGCGTCCAGTTCCACAACGGCGACGACCTGACTGCCGAGGACGTCGCCTTCTCGATCAACCGCGCGAACGATCCCGACGTCAGCGAGGTCGCCGGCGACGTCGGCGACATCGACGAGGCCCGTGCCGAGGACGGCGACGTCGTCATCGCCCTCAACAGCGTCACGCCGACCCTGTTCCGGAACCTGACCGCGTTCGGCCGCGTCATCCAGAAGAGCTGGGTCGAAAACGAGAGCAACGACATCGCTACCGACATCAACGGGACCGGCCCCTACGAGCTCGAGGAGTACGTCGAAGGGACGCGCGTCTCGTTTACGAAGAACGACGACTACTGGGGCGAGGGCGGCGACCCCGAGTCGGTCACGTTCGACGGTATTCCGGAGGACGGCACCCGCCTCAACTCGCTGCTCGGCGGCGACAGCGACGTCATCACGAACGTCCGTCCGAACGACATCCCCACCGTCGAGGAGTCGGACGAGGCCACCTACGCCGACGTGCCCTCGATCCGGAACATCTTCCTGGTGCAGAACGACGCCTTCGAGCCGTTCGACAGCCAGGAGTTCCGGCAGGCGATGAACTTCGCCGTCGACGTCCCGAGCATCATCGAGAGCATCCTCAGCGACTTCGGTAACCAGACCAGTCAGCCGACGCTGCCGGGGCACAACGGTCACAACGACGATCTCGACCCTTACCCGCACGACCCCGAGCGGGCCGAGGCGCTCGTCGAGTCCAGCGGCCACGCCGGCGTCGAGATAGAGCTGCACACCCCCGTCGGCCGGTACCTCCGGGACGCCGACGTCGCGGAGGCCGCCGCGAGCCAGATCGACCGCCTGGAGAACGTCTCCTGTGAGGCCAACCGACGGGAGTTCGGCAACCTGGTCAACGAGCTGCTCGCCGAACAGTCGGAGTCGCCCGCCTTCTTCCTCATCGGGTGGGGGAACCCGACGCTCGACGGCGACTACGCGATGTCGCCGTGGTTCACCGAGGGCCCCTTCCAGCACTTCAACGACGAGGAGATGGCCGAACTGCTCCAGCGGGCCCGGACCATCCCCGAGTGA
- a CDS encoding ABC transporter permease has product MGFGKFLLKRGLQGVFVIWGVVTVVFFLRFLTPGDPTATLLPPDAGPEVRQRLRENLGLDQPLHVQYFDYIQDLVVLDFGTSMSNGQPVSARILTRLPATIELAVAATVVAVVIAIPLGVVSARRRHEPADYAATTFSLVGISTPNFWLGIMLIILVGVNVSFIETNGRPVGLGAALAALAFERSVSELGNWLGAIFLPAITLGTYFTALITRLTRSGMLEEINKTYVKACRAKGIPETLTLYKHVLRNTLIPIVTVLGLQLGTLIGGAVITESVFAWPGLGRFLIISINNRDWTSIQGTIIVIGAGFVIINIAVDALYAYLDPKGVAE; this is encoded by the coding sequence ATGGGTTTCGGAAAGTTCCTGCTAAAGCGAGGCCTCCAGGGTGTTTTCGTCATCTGGGGCGTCGTGACGGTCGTTTTCTTCCTCCGGTTTCTGACGCCCGGCGACCCGACGGCGACGCTTCTGCCGCCGGACGCCGGCCCGGAGGTCCGCCAGCGCCTCCGAGAGAACCTCGGGCTCGACCAGCCGCTGCACGTCCAGTACTTCGATTACATCCAGGACCTCGTGGTGCTCGATTTCGGCACGTCGATGTCGAACGGCCAGCCGGTGAGCGCCCGCATCCTCACGCGGCTGCCGGCCACCATCGAACTCGCGGTCGCGGCGACGGTCGTCGCGGTCGTCATCGCGATCCCGCTCGGCGTCGTCAGCGCCCGCCGGCGCCACGAACCCGCCGACTACGCCGCGACGACGTTCTCGCTGGTGGGTATCTCGACGCCGAACTTCTGGCTCGGCATCATGCTCATCATCCTCGTCGGCGTCAACGTCAGCTTCATCGAGACCAACGGCCGCCCGGTCGGGCTCGGGGCGGCGCTTGCGGCGCTCGCCTTCGAGCGGTCGGTCTCGGAGCTGGGCAACTGGCTCGGCGCGATCTTCTTGCCCGCGATCACGCTCGGGACGTACTTCACCGCGCTCATCACCCGGCTCACCCGCAGCGGCATGCTCGAGGAAATAAACAAGACCTACGTGAAGGCCTGCCGGGCGAAGGGGATCCCCGAGACGCTGACCCTCTACAAGCACGTCCTCCGGAACACGCTCATCCCGATCGTCACGGTTCTGGGGCTGCAACTCGGGACGCTCATCGGTGGGGCGGTCATCACCGAGTCCGTCTTCGCCTGGCCCGGTCTCGGGCGGTTCCTCATCATCAGCATCAACAACCGCGACTGGACCTCGATCCAGGGGACCATCATCGTCATCGGCGCCGGGTTCGTCATCATCAACATCGCCGTCGACGCGCTCTATGCGTACCTCGACCCGAAGGGGGTGGCGGAGTGA
- a CDS encoding ABC transporter permease, protein MLSDRVRKSLAREFRTSRLAQVGAILMLVILLSATFAPFLTLHNPTVTNIGTGDSEDISGLPPLGVTYTTQDISPGGTETVVVEPRAEYPLGTNTLGQDIYSRLLYGARVSVLVGVLGALLATLIGVPYGLAAGYLGGRVDDSLMRGADIMLAFPSLVLAIALVGVFRDTDFHTVSVPDPFVAAARSEVVPNAIIPRSAHVAEMPAEFTFPVTVTIVVALVNWVWFARVARGEAISVRSEEYIKAARSVGASDWRIMRQHVLPNSLTPIIVLATIQVAAIILLESALSFLGFSGTDLTWGADIADGRSDQSTRWWIATMPGLAIVLAVIAVNLLGDWLRDALDPSIEGEGGV, encoded by the coding sequence ATGCTGTCCGACCGCGTCCGAAAGAGCCTCGCACGGGAGTTCAGGACCAGTCGGCTCGCACAGGTGGGTGCGATCCTGATGCTCGTGATACTGCTTTCGGCGACGTTCGCGCCGTTTCTGACGCTTCACAACCCGACGGTGACCAACATCGGCACCGGGGACAGCGAGGACATCTCCGGGCTCCCGCCGCTCGGCGTCACGTACACGACCCAGGACATCTCCCCCGGCGGCACCGAGACGGTCGTCGTCGAGCCGCGAGCCGAGTACCCCCTCGGGACGAACACGCTCGGACAGGACATCTACTCGCGGCTGCTGTACGGTGCCCGCGTGTCGGTTCTGGTCGGCGTGCTGGGCGCGCTGCTGGCGACGCTCATCGGGGTTCCCTACGGGTTGGCCGCCGGCTACCTCGGCGGCCGGGTCGACGATTCGCTGATGCGCGGCGCCGACATCATGCTGGCGTTTCCCTCGCTGGTGCTGGCGATCGCGCTCGTCGGGGTGTTCAGGGACACGGACTTCCACACCGTCTCCGTCCCCGACCCGTTCGTCGCCGCCGCCCGCTCCGAGGTCGTACCGAACGCGATAATCCCGCGATCGGCACACGTCGCGGAGATGCCTGCGGAGTTCACGTTCCCGGTGACCGTCACGATAGTCGTCGCCCTGGTCAACTGGGTGTGGTTCGCCCGCGTCGCCCGCGGGGAGGCGATAAGCGTCCGCAGCGAGGAGTACATCAAGGCCGCCAGAAGCGTCGGGGCGTCCGACTGGCGCATCATGCGTCAGCACGTCCTGCCGAACTCGCTGACGCCGATCATCGTCCTGGCGACCATCCAGGTCGCCGCCATCATCCTGCTCGAGTCGGCGCTGTCGTTCCTCGGCTTCTCCGGGACGGACCTGACCTGGGGCGCCGACATCGCGGACGGCCGGTCCGACCAGAGCACCCGCTGGTGGATCGCCACGATGCCCGGTCTGGCCATCGTGCTGGCGGTCATCGCCGTGAACCTGCTGGGCGACTGGCTCCGGGACGCCCTGGACCCCTCCATCGAGGGGGAGGGGGGTGTCTGA